One region of Acidobacteriota bacterium genomic DNA includes:
- the rplL gene encoding 50S ribosomal protein L7/L12, which yields MAQIEKMMEDIKGMTVLELNELVKALEEEFGVTAAAAAPVMMAGAVPGAAAGGEEAEEKTDFDVVLNSIGDKKINVIKVVREVTSLGLKEAKELVESAPVKVKEGVNKEEAEEIKKKFEEAGAQMEIK from the coding sequence ATGGCCCAGATAGAGAAGATGATGGAGGATATCAAGGGGATGACCGTGCTCGAGCTCAATGAGCTCGTCAAGGCCCTTGAGGAAGAGTTCGGCGTGACTGCCGCTGCCGCCGCTCCGGTGATGATGGCCGGTGCCGTTCCGGGTGCCGCTGCCGGTGGTGAGGAGGCGGAAGAGAAGACCGATTTCGACGTTGTACTGAACTCGATCGGTGACAAGAAAATCAATGTCATCAAGGTCGTTCGCGAGGTCACTTCGCTCGGTCTGAAAGAGGCCAAGGAGCTGGTTGAGAGTGCGCCTGTCAAGGTCAAGGAGGGCGTCAACAAGGAAGAGGCCGAAGAGATCAAGAAGAAGTTCGAAGAGGCCGGCGCCCAGATGGAGATCAAGTAA
- the rpoB gene encoding DNA-directed RNA polymerase subunit beta yields the protein MTTSPNGRLSFSKHSSTIPLPNMIQVQRSSYEEFLQMDLLPEERIFGGLQSVLSSIFPFTDFRETCELQFVRYEIGNWTCRCGRLDGLHHLRLTCEHCGASFKAGDPHEEAVVCPDCGKANKNRVEVCSVCGTSVGLRLPFSSDECRERGMTYAVPVRLTFRLVTFDTEEDGSRQVRDVKEEELYFGEMPLMTDTGTFIINGTERVIVSQLHRSPGVFFTLEGPNDYLAKVVPYRGSWIEFEYDNKQILWVRIDRKRRLHGTVFLRALSPELESNSQILRSFHTVFDTKLSAKKDTATLLLDSRILDIEEERQKALRFRKVAEPPLFAGLSLDNAMRRRLEKATVEKPTKVAVNREELIGAIVINDLIDEETGEVIVPANSRVTDDVLAQADEVGIDTISLAFPDWDPVGEILHQTLEKDTTTSQMGARMEIYRRQRPGDPPTEESATTLFNGLFFDERKYDLSKVGRFKFNAKLGLDKDPDQRTLDVDDFIHLVNYLLRLHRDLGRVDDIDSLSNRRVRTVGELMENQFRIGLVRMERAIKEKMSIHPDIDSAMPRDLVNSKPVMASVDEFFGSSQLSQFMDQTNPLSEVTHKRRLSALGPGGLSRERAGFEVRDVHSTHYGRICPIETPEGPNIGLISSLSCYARLNPMGYIESPYKKVEKGNVLEHVRITQVGDTDFELGQVALRSDFDEANAKVRRSRKKKIEAWGEPHAYYLAAWEEENLNIAQANARVNDKGKLVDPKVIARSGGEFLVLDRDQIDFIDVSPRQVVSVAASLIPFLEHDDANRALMGSNMQRQAVPLVQPEAPVVGTGMESVVAEDSGAVVVCRRSGVVDKVDCQRIIVRVEDEDEGEGEFGADIYQLTKFRRSNQNTSINQKPLVEEGQRVVKGQVLADGPNTEKGELALGHNVLVAFMPWRGYNFEDAIVVSQQLVKEDKYTSIHIEEFETSARDTKLGPEEITRDIPNVSESALAHLDDAGIIHIGAQVRQGSILVGKVTPKGETQLTPEEKLLRAIFGEKAGDVRDASLRCPPGIEGVVVGVQIFARKGVEKDSRQLAIENEEIDRIRTNSEDEKRIILEVRDSKIERLLVGKVVKEDIAVRKGGEVLIGKNQKVTAEALRRLKISQIKNLPLKTAALLDKVRLIIRQAESQVEVLDQINQERIELLRQGDDLPPGVIKQVKVFIAMKRKLQVGDKMAGRHGNKGVISQALAEEDMPFLPDGTPVEIILNPLGVPSRMNVGQILETHLGWAGHELDLSFATPVFEGANEDEIRKMLEKAGLPEDGKSLLYDGVTGEPFEQRVTVGHIYMLKLSHLVDDKIHARSIGPYSLITQQPLGGKAQFGGQRLGEMEVWALEAFGAAHTLQELLTVKSDDVEGRAKVYEAIVKGQVPEEPGLPESFNVLVRELQALGLDVELLQQDDE from the coding sequence ATGACCACGAGCCCCAATGGGCGGCTGAGCTTCTCCAAGCATTCGTCCACGATTCCGCTGCCGAACATGATCCAGGTGCAGAGGTCCTCGTACGAGGAGTTTCTGCAGATGGACCTGCTGCCTGAAGAGCGCATTTTTGGCGGTCTTCAGTCGGTGCTGTCGTCGATCTTCCCGTTCACCGACTTTCGCGAGACCTGCGAGCTGCAGTTCGTCCGCTACGAAATCGGGAACTGGACTTGCCGGTGCGGGCGCCTCGACGGGTTGCATCATCTGCGCCTGACCTGCGAGCACTGTGGTGCGAGCTTCAAGGCGGGTGATCCGCATGAAGAAGCGGTCGTTTGTCCGGATTGTGGCAAGGCGAACAAGAATCGCGTCGAGGTGTGCAGCGTCTGCGGGACCTCTGTCGGCCTGCGCCTACCGTTTTCGTCGGACGAGTGCCGCGAACGCGGGATGACCTATGCGGTGCCGGTGCGCCTGACCTTCAGACTGGTGACCTTCGACACCGAGGAAGATGGCAGTCGACAGGTGCGCGACGTCAAGGAGGAAGAGCTCTACTTCGGCGAGATGCCGCTGATGACGGACACTGGCACCTTCATCATCAACGGTACCGAGCGCGTGATCGTCTCGCAGCTTCACCGTTCGCCCGGTGTTTTCTTCACCCTCGAAGGCCCAAACGACTACCTTGCCAAGGTGGTGCCGTACCGAGGGTCGTGGATCGAGTTCGAGTACGACAACAAGCAGATCCTCTGGGTCCGTATCGATCGAAAACGCCGTTTGCACGGCACCGTCTTTCTCCGTGCGTTGAGCCCCGAGCTGGAAAGCAACTCTCAGATCCTCCGCAGCTTTCACACAGTCTTCGACACCAAGCTCAGCGCCAAGAAGGACACCGCGACGCTGTTGCTCGACTCCCGCATCCTCGATATCGAAGAAGAGCGGCAGAAGGCTCTCCGTTTCAGGAAGGTTGCCGAGCCGCCGCTGTTTGCCGGCCTTTCCCTCGACAACGCGATGAGGCGGCGCCTGGAAAAGGCGACGGTCGAAAAACCGACCAAGGTGGCTGTCAACCGCGAAGAATTGATCGGCGCAATCGTGATAAATGATCTGATCGACGAAGAGACGGGTGAGGTGATCGTGCCCGCCAACTCGAGGGTCACCGATGACGTGTTGGCGCAGGCCGACGAGGTGGGTATCGACACAATCAGTCTCGCGTTTCCGGACTGGGATCCGGTTGGTGAAATTCTCCACCAGACTCTCGAGAAGGACACCACGACATCGCAGATGGGCGCGAGGATGGAGATTTACCGACGCCAGCGTCCGGGAGATCCCCCGACCGAGGAATCGGCGACCACGCTCTTCAACGGGCTCTTCTTCGACGAGCGCAAATATGATCTATCCAAGGTCGGCCGCTTCAAGTTCAACGCCAAGCTTGGTCTCGACAAGGATCCGGATCAACGGACCCTCGATGTCGACGATTTCATCCATCTGGTGAACTACCTCCTCAGGCTCCACCGTGATCTCGGGCGGGTCGACGACATTGACTCGCTCTCGAACCGCCGCGTGCGAACGGTTGGGGAGTTGATGGAGAATCAGTTCCGCATTGGCCTCGTCCGCATGGAGCGGGCGATCAAGGAAAAGATGTCCATTCACCCGGACATCGACTCGGCCATGCCGCGCGACCTGGTGAACTCCAAGCCGGTCATGGCTTCGGTCGACGAGTTTTTCGGATCGTCACAGCTGTCGCAGTTCATGGACCAGACCAATCCGTTGTCTGAGGTCACTCACAAGCGGCGCCTCTCGGCTCTTGGCCCGGGCGGTCTGTCGCGCGAGCGCGCCGGTTTCGAGGTGCGAGACGTGCACTCGACGCATTACGGGCGTATCTGCCCGATCGAAACCCCCGAGGGGCCGAATATCGGCCTGATTTCGTCGCTTTCGTGTTACGCGCGGCTCAACCCGATGGGCTATATCGAATCGCCGTACAAAAAAGTCGAAAAGGGCAACGTCCTCGAGCACGTTCGAATCACCCAGGTCGGTGATACCGATTTCGAGCTCGGGCAGGTCGCGCTGCGGTCCGACTTTGATGAGGCCAACGCCAAGGTGCGTCGCTCGCGCAAAAAGAAAATCGAGGCGTGGGGCGAGCCGCACGCCTATTACCTGGCCGCGTGGGAGGAGGAAAACCTCAACATCGCTCAGGCCAACGCGCGTGTCAACGACAAGGGCAAATTGGTCGACCCCAAGGTGATTGCGAGGTCGGGCGGCGAGTTTCTCGTCCTCGATCGAGACCAGATCGACTTCATTGACGTCTCGCCGCGGCAAGTGGTGTCGGTGGCGGCATCATTGATTCCGTTCCTCGAGCACGACGATGCGAACCGCGCGCTCATGGGATCGAATATGCAACGGCAGGCGGTACCTCTGGTTCAACCAGAGGCGCCGGTGGTTGGCACCGGAATGGAGTCGGTTGTTGCCGAGGACTCGGGCGCCGTGGTCGTATGCCGGCGTTCGGGCGTGGTCGACAAGGTCGACTGCCAACGGATCATCGTCCGCGTCGAAGACGAAGACGAGGGCGAGGGTGAGTTCGGAGCCGATATTTACCAGCTGACCAAGTTCCGGCGCTCCAACCAGAACACGTCGATCAATCAGAAGCCGCTGGTCGAGGAAGGCCAGCGGGTCGTGAAGGGTCAGGTACTGGCGGACGGCCCCAACACTGAAAAGGGCGAGTTGGCGCTCGGCCACAACGTGCTGGTTGCCTTCATGCCGTGGCGTGGCTACAACTTCGAGGACGCGATAGTCGTCTCGCAGCAGCTGGTCAAGGAAGACAAGTACACCTCTATCCATATCGAGGAGTTCGAGACCTCTGCCCGTGACACCAAGCTCGGACCGGAGGAGATCACCCGCGACATTCCCAACGTTTCGGAGTCGGCTCTCGCCCACCTCGACGACGCGGGCATCATCCACATCGGTGCCCAGGTTCGCCAGGGCTCGATCCTGGTCGGCAAGGTGACGCCGAAGGGCGAAACGCAGCTGACCCCTGAGGAAAAGCTGCTTCGTGCGATCTTCGGCGAAAAGGCGGGCGACGTTCGCGACGCGTCCCTGCGCTGTCCGCCGGGTATCGAGGGCGTGGTTGTCGGCGTGCAGATCTTCGCCCGTAAGGGTGTGGAAAAGGACTCCCGCCAGTTGGCGATCGAAAACGAGGAGATCGATCGCATCCGCACCAACTCCGAGGATGAAAAGCGAATCATCCTCGAGGTCCGGGATTCCAAGATCGAGCGTTTGCTGGTTGGAAAGGTCGTGAAAGAAGACATCGCGGTCCGCAAGGGCGGCGAGGTGTTGATCGGCAAGAACCAAAAGGTCACTGCAGAGGCGCTGCGGCGTCTCAAGATCTCCCAGATCAAGAATCTACCGCTCAAGACGGCGGCGCTTCTCGACAAGGTGCGGCTGATCATCCGCCAGGCCGAGTCGCAGGTGGAAGTCCTTGACCAGATCAACCAGGAGCGAATCGAGTTGCTCCGCCAGGGTGACGATCTCCCACCGGGAGTGATCAAGCAGGTCAAGGTCTTTATTGCCATGAAGCGCAAGCTTCAGGTCGGCGACAAGATGGCTGGACGCCACGGCAACAAGGGCGTCATCTCGCAAGCTCTTGCCGAGGAGGACATGCCGTTCTTGCCCGACGGTACGCCGGTCGAGATCATCCTCAACCCGTTGGGCGTGCCATCGCGCATGAACGTCGGCCAGATTCTCGAAACCCATCTCGGGTGGGCCGGCCATGAGCTCGACCTCAGCTTCGCGACCCCGGTATTCGAGGGTGCGAACGAGGATGAAATCCGCAAGATGCTGGAGAAGGCCGGACTGCCAGAAGACGGTAAGAGTCTGCTTTACGACGGGGTCACCGGAGAGCCGTTCGAACAGCGCGTGACGGTCGGCCACATCTATATGCTCAAGTTGAGTCACCTGGTGGACGATAAGATCCACGCCCGGTCGATCGGGCCATACTCTCTGATCACGCAGCAGCCGCTTGGCGGCAAGGCCCAGTTCGGAGGCCAGCGTCTGGGCGAAATGGAGGTGTGGGCGCTGGAAGCGTTCGGCGCCGCGCACACACTGCAAGAGCTGTTGACGGTCAAGTCGGACGACGTCGAGGGCCGGGCCAAGGTCTATGAGGCGATCGTCAAGGGGCAGGTCCCCGAAGAACCGGGGCTTCCGGAATCTTTCAACGTGCTGGTTCGCGAGCTGCAGGCGCTCGGCCTCGATGTCGAGCTGCTGCAGCAGGATGACGAGTGA
- the rpoC gene encoding DNA-directed RNA polymerase subunit beta': protein MERSSLSEVRSFFEKPKPLNDFNAIRLGLASSEKIRSWSHGEVIKPETINYRTFKPERDGLFCAKIFGPVTDWECLCGKYKRMKYRGVVCDKCGVEVTKSKVRRERMGHIELAAPVSHVWFFKGLPSRIGLLLDMTMRELERVLYFEAYVVVDPGDTDLEDQQVLSEEEYRQAKEDYGEAFVAMMGAEAVRAHLERLDLDEMAAELRMVMRTETAIMRRQKAAKRLKLVEALRRSGNRPEWMILEVIPVLPPELRPLVPLDGGRFATSDLNDLYRRVINRNNRLKKLLDLRAPEVIVRNEKRMLQEAVDALFDNGRRGRVIKGSNNRPLKSLSDNLKGKQGRFRQNLLGKRVDYSGRSVIVVGPELKLHQCGLPKKMALELFKPFVYQELEKRELATTIKMAKELVELQTPEVWDALEKVIKEHPVLLNRAPTLHRLGIQAFEPVLVEGKAIKIHPLVCAAYNADFDGDQMAVHVPLSPKAQLEAHILMMSARNILSPASGRPLAVPSQDMVIGVYYLTTENYMAKGGGKTFASAEEVFLAHSAGVVGTQAPIQLRFTGNLIDLVAQGGSQDILHADMIEVEDMLLETTVGRVLFNMQLPDEMPFINGQLRKKGLQNLVAFSFMTAGHHPTVALLDNLKEIGFEYATRSGLSLSSDDMVIPGSKQGQLDQAHNEVDEVEDQRRKGLITAGERHNKIVDIWHRVTEDVAKEMFSEMSSLNPESGEFNPIFMMADSGARGSREQVRQLAGMRGLMAKPSGEIMETPITANFREGLSVLQYFISTHGARKGLADTALKTADSGYLTRRLVDVAQDVIVVEHDCGTENGIEVTAITEGGEILEQIRDRIVGRVSAEDIYDPIEDSLICPVSTEITETIASQIQEAGIERVRIRSALTCETERGVCQLCYGRMLATGRLVEIGEAVGIIAAQSIGEPGTQLTMRTFHYGGTATRGTESSRHVANHSGAIKFLNIAAVENKDGETVAISRTGKLVILDARQREKERYSVAYGSHLLVEDGQEVEPGTPLVEWDPFTSSILTAIAGKVKFHDLVEGENVREEIDKLTGHAHKIVIEPLGSGKRIPTIEVVGKGRGKNKETRRYQLPIGSHLSVAEGDALESGDVLAKIPREMSKTKDITGGLPRVVELFEARKPKDPAVVSEIDGHIRITEPVRGQRRIVVEGEGDEHREYTIPRYAHVSVQEGEFIQAGDPLTEGAVNPHDILSILGEKEMQRHLVDKIQEVYRSQGVAINDKHIEVIVRQMMRFVKVVDPGDTDFLLEQQIPRYLFQRENDRVIEAGGEPATATSLLLGITKASLATESFISAASFQETTRVLTEAAVSGKVDNLHGLKENVIVGRLIPAGTGSPRYRRTIIDPVPEEEMEPREEPENLYREMTEAATALLEAKPETPAAETE, encoded by the coding sequence ATGGAGCGTTCAAGCCTGAGCGAAGTTCGCAGCTTCTTCGAAAAGCCCAAACCCCTCAACGACTTCAACGCGATTCGTCTCGGATTGGCGAGTTCCGAGAAGATCCGTTCGTGGTCGCACGGCGAGGTCATCAAGCCCGAGACCATCAACTATCGCACTTTCAAACCGGAGCGTGACGGCCTGTTCTGCGCCAAGATCTTCGGTCCGGTCACCGACTGGGAGTGCCTCTGCGGCAAGTACAAGCGGATGAAGTACCGCGGCGTCGTCTGCGACAAGTGCGGCGTCGAGGTCACAAAGTCAAAGGTCCGGCGCGAACGCATGGGCCACATCGAACTGGCCGCTCCAGTGTCCCACGTCTGGTTCTTCAAGGGCCTGCCGTCGCGCATCGGCCTGCTGCTCGACATGACGATGCGCGAGCTCGAGCGGGTTCTCTACTTCGAGGCTTACGTGGTCGTCGACCCCGGTGACACGGATCTCGAGGACCAGCAGGTACTGAGCGAGGAAGAGTATAGGCAGGCGAAGGAGGACTATGGTGAGGCCTTCGTCGCGATGATGGGTGCGGAAGCGGTCCGCGCTCACCTCGAACGCCTCGATCTCGATGAGATGGCGGCCGAGCTGCGCATGGTGATGCGCACCGAGACCGCGATCATGCGACGCCAGAAAGCAGCCAAGAGGCTGAAGCTGGTCGAGGCTCTGCGACGTTCCGGCAACCGACCCGAATGGATGATCCTCGAGGTCATTCCGGTGCTGCCGCCCGAGCTGCGGCCCCTTGTTCCTCTCGACGGTGGCCGATTCGCCACCTCGGACCTCAACGATCTCTATCGCCGGGTGATCAACCGCAACAACCGGCTCAAGAAGCTTCTCGATCTGCGTGCTCCCGAAGTGATCGTTCGTAACGAGAAGCGGATGTTGCAGGAGGCCGTGGACGCGCTCTTCGACAACGGCCGTCGCGGCCGCGTCATCAAGGGCTCGAACAACCGCCCGCTCAAATCCCTGTCTGACAACCTCAAGGGCAAACAGGGCCGGTTCCGGCAGAACCTGCTCGGCAAGCGTGTCGACTACTCCGGGCGTTCGGTGATCGTCGTCGGTCCGGAGCTCAAACTCCACCAGTGCGGATTGCCGAAAAAGATGGCGCTCGAGCTCTTCAAACCGTTTGTTTACCAGGAGCTCGAAAAACGCGAACTCGCAACAACCATCAAAATGGCAAAGGAGCTTGTCGAGTTGCAGACCCCGGAGGTCTGGGACGCTCTGGAGAAGGTCATCAAGGAGCATCCGGTGCTCCTGAATCGTGCGCCGACCCTGCACCGTCTCGGTATCCAGGCCTTCGAGCCGGTACTGGTCGAGGGCAAGGCTATCAAGATCCACCCCCTGGTCTGCGCGGCCTACAACGCGGACTTTGACGGCGACCAGATGGCGGTCCACGTGCCGCTGTCGCCAAAGGCCCAACTCGAGGCCCACATTCTTATGATGTCGGCTCGCAATATCCTGTCGCCCGCGAGCGGCCGCCCGCTGGCGGTCCCGTCGCAGGACATGGTCATAGGCGTCTACTACCTGACGACCGAGAACTACATGGCCAAGGGAGGCGGCAAGACCTTCGCGTCTGCCGAAGAGGTCTTCCTGGCTCACAGCGCGGGAGTGGTCGGTACCCAGGCACCGATCCAGCTGCGGTTTACCGGTAACCTGATCGATCTCGTCGCACAGGGTGGCAGCCAGGACATCCTTCACGCCGACATGATCGAGGTTGAAGACATGCTCCTGGAGACCACGGTCGGTCGCGTGCTCTTCAACATGCAGCTGCCGGACGAGATGCCTTTCATCAACGGCCAGCTGCGCAAGAAGGGGCTCCAGAACCTGGTTGCCTTCTCGTTCATGACGGCCGGCCACCATCCAACGGTTGCCCTGCTCGACAACCTCAAGGAGATCGGCTTCGAGTACGCCACGCGATCGGGCCTCTCCCTATCGTCCGACGACATGGTGATACCGGGCAGCAAGCAGGGTCAGCTCGACCAGGCCCACAACGAGGTCGATGAGGTCGAGGACCAGCGGCGGAAGGGACTGATCACCGCAGGTGAGCGCCACAACAAAATCGTCGATATCTGGCACCGGGTGACCGAGGATGTGGCCAAGGAAATGTTCAGCGAAATGTCATCGCTCAACCCGGAGTCGGGCGAGTTCAACCCGATCTTCATGATGGCCGATTCCGGTGCGCGTGGCTCGCGTGAGCAGGTTCGCCAGCTGGCTGGCATGCGCGGTCTGATGGCCAAGCCATCGGGCGAGATCATGGAAACGCCGATCACCGCGAATTTCCGCGAGGGTCTGTCGGTGTTGCAGTACTTCATCTCGACCCACGGCGCGCGCAAGGGACTCGCCGACACGGCGCTCAAGACAGCCGACTCCGGCTATCTGACCCGGCGACTGGTGGACGTGGCTCAGGACGTGATCGTGGTCGAGCACGACTGCGGGACCGAAAACGGCATCGAGGTCACGGCGATCACCGAAGGTGGCGAAATCCTCGAACAGATCCGCGACCGAATCGTCGGCCGGGTTTCCGCCGAGGACATCTATGATCCGATCGAGGACAGCCTGATCTGTCCGGTGAGCACCGAGATCACGGAGACCATCGCCAGCCAGATTCAGGAAGCCGGTATCGAGCGCGTCCGCATTCGCTCAGCTCTCACCTGCGAGACCGAGCGGGGCGTCTGCCAGCTGTGCTACGGCCGCATGTTGGCCACCGGGCGCCTCGTGGAGATCGGGGAGGCGGTCGGCATCATCGCCGCTCAGTCGATCGGCGAGCCGGGTACCCAGCTGACCATGCGGACCTTCCACTACGGCGGCACCGCGACCCGGGGCACGGAATCCTCGCGGCATGTCGCGAACCACAGTGGCGCGATCAAGTTCCTCAACATCGCCGCCGTGGAAAACAAGGACGGCGAAACGGTGGCCATCTCGAGGACCGGCAAGCTTGTGATTCTCGATGCTCGTCAGCGAGAGAAGGAGCGGTACTCGGTAGCCTACGGGTCACACCTGCTGGTCGAGGATGGTCAGGAGGTTGAGCCCGGCACCCCATTGGTCGAGTGGGATCCATTCACCTCATCGATTCTGACCGCGATCGCTGGCAAGGTGAAGTTCCACGATCTGGTCGAAGGCGAAAACGTCCGTGAGGAAATCGACAAGCTCACCGGTCACGCTCACAAGATCGTCATCGAGCCGCTCGGGTCGGGCAAACGCATTCCGACCATCGAGGTCGTCGGAAAGGGCCGCGGTAAGAACAAGGAAACCCGGCGGTACCAGCTGCCGATCGGCTCCCACCTCTCGGTTGCGGAGGGGGACGCGCTGGAGTCGGGCGACGTGCTGGCCAAGATTCCGCGCGAAATGTCCAAGACCAAGGACATCACTGGTGGTCTGCCGCGCGTGGTTGAACTCTTCGAGGCTCGCAAGCCCAAGGACCCGGCAGTGGTGTCCGAGATCGACGGTCACATCCGCATCACCGAACCGGTGCGCGGTCAGCGCCGCATCGTGGTCGAGGGCGAGGGCGACGAGCACCGCGAGTACACCATTCCGCGCTACGCGCACGTGTCGGTGCAGGAGGGTGAGTTCATCCAGGCCGGGGATCCGCTGACCGAGGGGGCGGTTAACCCGCATGACATCCTGTCGATCCTCGGTGAAAAAGAAATGCAGCGACACCTGGTGGACAAGATTCAGGAGGTCTACCGCTCGCAGGGTGTGGCCATCAACGACAAGCACATCGAGGTGATTGTTCGCCAGATGATGCGCTTCGTGAAGGTCGTGGATCCGGGCGACACGGACTTTCTGCTCGAACAGCAGATTCCGCGTTACTTATTCCAGCGCGAGAACGATCGGGTGATCGAAGCCGGCGGCGAGCCGGCGACCGCGACGTCGCTGCTGCTCGGCATCACCAAGGCCTCGCTGGCCACCGAGAGCTTCATTTCGGCGGCGTCGTTCCAGGAGACGACCCGCGTTCTGACCGAGGCCGCGGTCTCGGGCAAGGTCGATAACCTGCACGGACTCAAGGAGAACGTGATCGTTGGCCGGCTGATCCCGGCCGGTACGGGTTCGCCCCGTTACCGCCGCACGATCATCGATCCGGTGCCCGAGGAGGAGATGGAGCCGCGCGAGGAGCCGGAAAACCTCTATCGCGAGATGACAGAGGCGGCGACTGCCCTTTTGGAAGCCAAGCCG